TTGGAGGTGTCCACCGAGATGGGCAGGCTCACCGCTTCTGATAGCCCCCGAATGACAGGGACTACCCTCTGCAATTCCTCATCGGTACTCACCGCATCAGCGCCAGGGCGGGTGCTTTCGCCGCCGACATCGAGCAGATGAGCCCCTTCTGCCTGAAAACGCACTCCCTGGTCTATTGCTGCAGTTATCCAGGCCTCCTTCAGGACCAACCCGTCGCCCGAAAAGCTGTCGGGCGTGGCGTTGATGATTCCCATGACATAGGTCTGGGTGCCCCATTCAAATGTGTGTCCTCGGACAATGAGTGATGGTTGCATCGTACTTTGGTGTGACTGGCGGACCTGGTGGCTGATAGCCAGATTTGGGGCCAAACGGCGATAGATGGCTCAGATAATTATAATCGTGTATCAAGTTTTGGCAACCGGACGACTTGCCGGGGTTTTGTGGCGGTAGGGGTAGGGTCTCCCAACTCTCCGTCCACATGCTGCCGCAGCCGCTTTGAATTTCATGACCATGTCTTGACAGCACAATCGGCCTGTGTTATAGTCACCTTGATTGAATTAATAACTGAATGATTTAGGCCGTTAGTGGTGCCCTAAGGCCCGATGCCCGGGGCATAAAGGCGAAGCCGGTGGCACGTGTGCTGTACCGACCGAAAGGCTGTGCACGTGGAGTCCGGCGCTGTCGCGCAACTGTGATCTGACGGATAGCATTTTTCAACGAGCTATCCCAAGTAAGCCAGGACGACCGCCACTTAACGCCCGCCAACAGACCTTCGCATGAAAGGAGGGCGGATCTTAGCCAAAAACAGGTTAGCAAATCCTTCGCAGGATGCCTACCGCATAAGATCAACACCAACGCCCGACCCTCCGTCGGGCATTTTTTGTGCATTTTCAAGGAGCAAGGAACAGGATATGAAACCCAAGACGGCTGGCGCACGTTTTGTCAGAGTGGCAATGATTGCCGCCACTTTGAGTATTACGTTCTTTCTCGTCATCATGCTGCAGAGCAGCATGGCTGGTGAGCTAACTACCGAGGATATCAATCGGGCTGACGTCGTGGTCGATCTGGGTGATGGTCATAGTATCACCCAGCGTGTTTCTTTTTCGACCACCCAGATTTCCGGTCTCGAGGCGCTGCTGCGCACTGGTCTCAATGTCACCACCGCTGAATTTGGCTTCGGTACGGCTGTCTGCGCCATCGAAGGGGTCGGGTGTCCTGCCACCGATTGTTTCTGCGAAACAGAAAATTTCTGGGGGTACCAATACTGGGAGGAGGGCGGTTGGCAATCATACATGGTCGGCGCCGCTGATTCCAACGTGAGCGATGGCGGCGTAGAAGGTTGGGCGTGGGGACCCTTTGGCAATACACCACCTGCCATCACCTCCGAGATCCTGGCTGCCAATGCGGCGCTGCAATGGATCGCACCCCAACAGGAGACCGATGGCAGCATTGGCCACAACGTGGGCGCGACGCTGGATGTGATCCTGGCTGTAGCCGCAGCCAACCAGGATCCGGTGACCTGGCGATCGTCTGAAGGTGAATCGCTTGTCGACTACGTCAAAGCGGAGGGAAGCGTCTATGCCGGTCAAACAGCCGCAGGTGCCGGCAAGATGGCCGTGGGAGCAGCCGCAGCCCATCAAGACCCTGCCGCCTTCGGCGATCTGGATCTGGTCGACATACTTGACGGCCACTACGATTCCGGCACAGGCGCTTTCGGTGCGAACAACCAGGATCAGGGCTTTGCTCTCCTGGGGTTGGCGGCTGCTGGTGAGATGGTGCCCGAAGCAGCGGTCCAGCGGCTTGTCAATGACACCAACCCCGACGGCGGCTGGGGCTGGGCCGGCGGCGTTCCCAGTGATGTCGACAGCACGTCACTGGTCATCGAGGCGTTGATTGCCGCCGGGCAATCGGCAACGTCGACAGTCGTCGTGAATGCACTGGACTACCTTCATGATGTTCAGATGACCAACACGGACGGTGGGTTTGCCTCTTCCCCCGACCAACCCTGGGCGGTTGACAGCAACACCAACTCGACAGCCTTTGCCGTGCAGGCCATTTTGGCAACGGCGGGGGATCCATTGAGCAACGCCTGGGCGATCAGCAATACCCATCCCATTGGCTTTTTGTTGGGGCAGCAGCTGCCTGACGGCGGCTTCGTGTATGTGGACCCACCGGCTAATCTCTTTGCCACGCAACAGGCTCCCCCGGCGCTGGTTGGCAAGCCATTTCCCCTGTTGAGCCGGGCCGTTGCACAGCGCAGGGCCCTGGCCTGGATGGATGGCCAACAGCAGGCAGATGGCAGCTTTGCGGGCTTCAATCCCGGGGCCACCATTGATGCGGTTTTTGCGATCGTGTCCGCCTCACAGAATCCCCTCGACTTTGTCAGCAGCCAGGGCAATACACCGCTGGACTATCTGGCGATAGAGGGGCCTGCTTACGCGGCTCAGGGCGCCAACGCTGCTGGAAAACTGACACTGGGTGTCGTTGCTGCCGGCCTTGATCCTGGCAATTTCTCAGGTATCAACCTTGTGGATGTGCTCTGGGGCTACTTTGCACCCGCTACCGGCCAGTTCGGCGCTGGCACGACGTGGGATCAGGCCTTTGCCATGCTTGGCCTGGTTGCTGCAGGAGAGACGCTTCCCGACGAGGCAGCCCAATACCTGCTGGACATCCGATCAGCCGGCGGCGGCTGGGGCTTTACCGCCAATTCTGACACGCCTGAGGTTGACAGCACGTCAGTATCCCTGCAGGCATTGGCGGCGACGGGCGTCAATCGACAGAATGAAGGTGTCGCGGATGGCCTGGCTTTCCTGTATTCCCAGCAAAATCCAGATGGAGGCTTTCCCGGCTTTGGCGGTGAGACCAGTCCAGGCTCCACCGGACTGGCTCTTCAGGCGATAGCGGCCTGCGGTGAGTCCCCGGTTGATCTGAGCTGGACCAGGATTGTCACCGACGGCACATCGAGCCGGTTGACTCTGCGCACACCGTATGACAGCCTGCTGGTCATGCAGAGTCCCGAGGGTGGCTTTCCCGGCTATACTGGCTCCAACGATCCCTTCTCTACCTATCAGGCCCTTCCTGGGCTGGCCTTCAAGGCACTGCCTCTTAGCCCTCCGGGCAGGGTATTCTTCCCGGTTGTCGGGGTAGTAATGGCCAACCGGTAGCGGTTTGAACGCCAACAGAGCTTAGGATGAAACAGAGTCGCCAGGTGCAAAAAAACTCTCGCCGTCAGCAAGCTGGCCCCCATTGGGGCGGGCCTCTGCCGGCGCGCCTGGCGACCCTGGTAGCGCTGGCATTGTTGCTTCTGGCATTGCCAGGCAGCGCAGGGGCCCAGGAGGCGTTTCCCCACCACGCTGGCCTGGTCATCGACTTCGGGGATGGCGCTGTCTATTCTGCCTGCGTCGACCTTGGGCCCGACGGTGAAGCCACCGGTGAGGAGGTGCTCCAGGCGTCCGGTTTCGATCTGCTTATCGAGTACAGCCCGATGGGTGGCGCCGTCTGCAGGATCGACCAACAGGGCTGCGACTTTCCTGGCCAGCCCTGCTGGTGCGAATGTATGAGTTCTCCCTGCGTGTATTGGGCCTACAATCACCTGGTGGATGGGCAGTGGGTCTATTCCAGCGTGGGAGCGAGTGTTTTCACCGTTCAGACCGGTGGAGTGGAAGGCTGGGCATGGGGTGAAGGCTCCATCAGCGTAGGGGCGGCACCGGCCCTCATCTCCTTCGATGACATCTGTGAAGCGCCGACGGCGACTACGACGCCATCGGCGACCCAAAGCCCAACGCCGACGGCTACCAGTACCTCTGTGCCGACCGAGACGCCGACCGCAACTGCTACGCAAAGGCCCACATCTACCTGGACCCCTGAACCAAACAATACGCCGCTGCCAACCACAACCTGGACCGCAACCCCAACATCGGCCTGGACCCCGCTGCCTGCGGACACGCCGTTGAGCCAGGCAGTGACTATCGATACAGCTACTCCCGTTCCTACTGCTACATGGACAGCTTCGCCTACGCCATTGCCAACGGAGCCGCTGCCCCCCTCGCCCACGGCGACCGCCGTTGACCAGCTGATTGCTGCGGTGCCTGCCGGTCTTGCGCCACCAGGGTCCGGCGATCAGAGACGCATAGTCAACGCCGGCAATAGGATAGAGAGAACGTTTTTGCCACTGCTTGCGTATAGCCGTCCGATCGATAATCCTGCGCCGGCAGTCATCCCTCCGGCTCCCCTATCCGCGGCCCTGTCACCTCGCGTCCCCTCCACGCAGATCGAGGGGAATGTTTCTGAGCCGGCACCGCAGGCACAGGCCTCTGGCAAGGTAGTCGTGAGGCAAGACGATCTGACCCTGGTCAAATTCAGTCGTGAGCCGGCGCGTCTGCTCAGGCTGGAACCTTCTGAAACTCAGGGCCATGCCCTGGCTCATGCCCAGTCGAGCCAGACCCGGGCCGCGGTCGATTTTTCTGCCACCCTGTTGATGGTCGCTGGATTAGCGCTCATTTCCATTGTCATTCGTTGGATTGGGAGAGGCAGGCCGCTGCGACCACATCCTACTATCCGAACATCGATCCCTGTGGGGAAGTGGCAAGGGTCACTATCCACGGGCGCCAAAACATCGCAGACAATCAGCCTGATTATCTACGGCCTGGCGGCAGCTATCGGGGTCCTGGCGCTGATCTCTCCCTTTTTAGGAACGGCGATCGAGGCCACTGGCATAACGGCTGGGCCCACCGGCAATGGCCCGCTGTTGTTGATGCTGTTGATCGGGTTGGCTTTCACCGCGCTGCTCCTGGACATCCAGAGCCAGGCCGTTACCAGTAAAACAATGGCCCTGTTGGGTGTGTTGGTGGCGATCAACGCTGTGCTTCGTTTTGTCGAGGTTGGCATACCCGGGCCTGGTGGCTTCAGCCCGGTGTTCTTCCTCATCATCATGACCGGCTATGTTTTTGGTGGTCGCTTTGGTTTTTTGATGGGATCGTTGACCATTCTGGTGTCAGCCCTGATCACTGGCGGTGTGGGCCCCTGGCTGCCGGGACAGATCTTTGCCGCGGGATGGGTAGGTCTGACGGCGCCGCTCATGCGTCCTGTGGTTCGTGTTGTCGGTGGACAACCGGGCAGTTGGCGCGAGGTGGTGGCACTGGCGGTTTTTGGCGGTCTTTGGGGTTTGCTCTTCGGTTTGATCATGAATCTATGGTTCTGGCCCTTTATGGCAGGTCCTGCCGATCAGTACTACCAGGCGGGTCTCGATCTTTCCAGCACGATTCAACGGTACCTCACTTTTTACCTGACAACCTCCCTGATATGGGATCTGCTTCGCCTGGCAGGCAACGCGCTGTTGATTCTGGTCTTTGGTGCAGCAACCCTGCGAGCGCTTCGGCGATTCCAGCTTCGCTTCGATTTCGACTATCAGCCCATTCCCGAGGATGAATTCGCTGGAATAAATCGCCCGGTCGGGGGTGCTGCTCCTGCGCCCTTGATGTCGTGGCAGGGTCGGGAGGGCACCCTGTGATCCATCCGGGGGCATGGTTGGCATGGCTGGTGGCTGCCATCGTGGCCCTGTCAGTTACCCGCAATCCCGCTTACCTGTTTTTCATTTTGGGTGCTATCGCAATCACCGTGGCTGTGCTTCGCCCCCACTCCAAGGCGCCACCCCTTCCCATGTCCCTTTGGCGGTTTGGCCTGATCATCGTAGTGTTTTCTGCCCTGTTCAATGCCTTCACCTCTCATTTTGGAGCGACAGTGCTGTTCAGCCTTCCGGAATCCTGGCCTCTCATCGGCGGAGAAATCACCCTTGAGGGGCTGGTCTTTGGTGTCCTGAACGGCCTGGTGCTGGCAGGCTTTCTCGCTGCCTTCACCGTTCTCAACCTGGCACTTCCGGTTCACTCACTGGTCCGGATGATCCCGAGGGCCTTTTACCCGGTTGCAGTGGTCATTTCTATCGCCGTGGCCTTTGTGCCCAACACCCTGGCCCAGTTCCAGGCCGTGCGTGAGGCCCAGACCATGCGGGGACACCGGGTTCGGGGTCTGCGGGACTGGTTACCCCTCTTCATGCCGGTGCTGATTGGGGGCCTGGAACGGGCTATGCAACTGTCAGAGGCCATGACAGCCCGCGGCTTTGGCGGTACGGGGTTGGATTCCAGGAGCGATCAAAACAGACGTGGTCTGCTTCCGGTCCGTCTTTCGCTTTTGACCGGTCTTTTTTGCGTGTTAGCTGGTCTTGCCCTGCGCTTGTTTGGCGTATCGATGTCCGGTACCCTGCTCCTGTTGGCTGGCAGTGCACTTCTGATTCTCGCTCTGTGGATGCAAGGGCGCGGTGTCCGGCGCACCGTGTATCGCCCTGCCAGATGGGTTCTCCATGACTGGTTCGTTCTCGTGGGTGCTGCCCTCGTCGCGGTTGTTTACCTGTTCCCCCTGCCCGGTCTCGATCGTTCTTCCCTGCATTACTCTCCCTATCCTCTCCTCAGTTGGCCCGATCTAAACTCGTGGATAGTTCTGGCGACGGCGGGATTGTTGGTGCCGGCCAGCATCCTGGCACGGGCCAGTTTTCGGCGCGATCCGCTGCGTCCCGACGGGGCCAGTGCCTGATTTTTCTGCAGTACTCAAACGCGTGTACGGGCAACCCATTCCTGGCAACTTCGATCTCGGCCAAACGATTTCCGTACCTCGCACCATGTACCTCAGCTAACCATCGGTCTGAGAATGGGTCGCCCCTACCGTTGACTTCCCCACGAATGCCAACCAGATGACGCTGGTCATGGAGGGGTATGACCGCGGGCACTATTGCCGGCGGTCTGTCTCTGTTATGATGGACTCGTAGATTGTGGAAAAGCCATACAATGCCGCGTTTGTGGCATGATCGAATTGAAGACGGAGGTGACGCAGGCTGCCTTGTCCCTAATGGAGGAGAATGACGATGACGGAAAAAAAGAGTAGCGCGAGACGCCGGCGCTGGCCATGGATTGTTGGAGCCGCCGTCCTGTTGATCGGAGTTATTGTGGCCGCCCCTGCGATCGTCGGTCCGGTGGTTAACGGAGAAGCCAGGGCAGCGACTAATAGCGAGTCGGCACAGATGGTCACCGCGTTTATCGGTGATCTTTCGGCAAGCGCGAGTGCAACAGGAAAAGTGTTGCCCCACCGCGAAGCGAACCTGAGCCTGGAAACCGCCGGCACAGTTGCCGAAGTTGCAGTCGAGGAGGGTGATGTGGTGCAGGATGGCGATGTCCTGGTACAGTTGGACACGACCGCGCTGCAGCGGGCTGTGACCTCTGCCGAGCAGAATCTCATCATCCAGGAAGCTAATCTGGCAGTGTTGTTGAACGGTGCAACGGCCACCGACCTGGCATCTGCGCAGGCATCCGTGGATAGCGCCAGCGCCAATCTGGAGAAGGTTCAGGATGGTGCCGAGGCCGAAGATATCGATGCCGCCCAGGCCAACCTGCTGGCTGTTCAGAAGGCTTACGCCGAACTGGTGGCCGGGCCCGATGACAATGTCGTGGCTCAGGCTGAAGCCAATCTCAGGAACGCCGAAGCAATCCTCAAACAGACCCAGTCCAACTATGACGAGGTCTCCTG
This DNA window, taken from Chloroflexota bacterium, encodes the following:
- a CDS encoding energy-coupling factor transporter transmembrane component T, whose translation is MIHPGAWLAWLVAAIVALSVTRNPAYLFFILGAIAITVAVLRPHSKAPPLPMSLWRFGLIIVVFSALFNAFTSHFGATVLFSLPESWPLIGGEITLEGLVFGVLNGLVLAGFLAAFTVLNLALPVHSLVRMIPRAFYPVAVVISIAVAFVPNTLAQFQAVREAQTMRGHRVRGLRDWLPLFMPVLIGGLERAMQLSEAMTARGFGGTGLDSRSDQNRRGLLPVRLSLLTGLFCVLAGLALRLFGVSMSGTLLLLAGSALLILALWMQGRGVRRTVYRPARWVLHDWFVLVGAALVAVVYLFPLPGLDRSSLHYSPYPLLSWPDLNSWIVLATAGLLVPASILARASFRRDPLRPDGASA
- a CDS encoding ECF transporter S component, with protein sequence MQKNSRRQQAGPHWGGPLPARLATLVALALLLLALPGSAGAQEAFPHHAGLVIDFGDGAVYSACVDLGPDGEATGEEVLQASGFDLLIEYSPMGGAVCRIDQQGCDFPGQPCWCECMSSPCVYWAYNHLVDGQWVYSSVGASVFTVQTGGVEGWAWGEGSISVGAAPALISFDDICEAPTATTTPSATQSPTPTATSTSVPTETPTATATQRPTSTWTPEPNNTPLPTTTWTATPTSAWTPLPADTPLSQAVTIDTATPVPTATWTASPTPLPTEPLPPSPTATAVDQLIAAVPAGLAPPGSGDQRRIVNAGNRIERTFLPLLAYSRPIDNPAPAVIPPAPLSAALSPRVPSTQIEGNVSEPAPQAQASGKVVVRQDDLTLVKFSREPARLLRLEPSETQGHALAHAQSSQTRAAVDFSATLLMVAGLALISIVIRWIGRGRPLRPHPTIRTSIPVGKWQGSLSTGAKTSQTISLIIYGLAAAIGVLALISPFLGTAIEATGITAGPTGNGPLLLMLLIGLAFTALLLDIQSQAVTSKTMALLGVLVAINAVLRFVEVGIPGPGGFSPVFFLIIMTGYVFGGRFGFLMGSLTILVSALITGGVGPWLPGQIFAAGWVGLTAPLMRPVVRVVGGQPGSWREVVALAVFGGLWGLLFGLIMNLWFWPFMAGPADQYYQAGLDLSSTIQRYLTFYLTTSLIWDLLRLAGNALLILVFGAATLRALRRFQLRFDFDYQPIPEDEFAGINRPVGGAAPAPLMSWQGREGTL
- a CDS encoding prenyltransferase/squalene oxidase repeat-containing protein, translated to MKPKTAGARFVRVAMIAATLSITFFLVIMLQSSMAGELTTEDINRADVVVDLGDGHSITQRVSFSTTQISGLEALLRTGLNVTTAEFGFGTAVCAIEGVGCPATDCFCETENFWGYQYWEEGGWQSYMVGAADSNVSDGGVEGWAWGPFGNTPPAITSEILAANAALQWIAPQQETDGSIGHNVGATLDVILAVAAANQDPVTWRSSEGESLVDYVKAEGSVYAGQTAAGAGKMAVGAAAAHQDPAAFGDLDLVDILDGHYDSGTGAFGANNQDQGFALLGLAAAGEMVPEAAVQRLVNDTNPDGGWGWAGGVPSDVDSTSLVIEALIAAGQSATSTVVVNALDYLHDVQMTNTDGGFASSPDQPWAVDSNTNSTAFAVQAILATAGDPLSNAWAISNTHPIGFLLGQQLPDGGFVYVDPPANLFATQQAPPALVGKPFPLLSRAVAQRRALAWMDGQQQADGSFAGFNPGATIDAVFAIVSASQNPLDFVSSQGNTPLDYLAIEGPAYAAQGANAAGKLTLGVVAAGLDPGNFSGINLVDVLWGYFAPATGQFGAGTTWDQAFAMLGLVAAGETLPDEAAQYLLDIRSAGGGWGFTANSDTPEVDSTSVSLQALAATGVNRQNEGVADGLAFLYSQQNPDGGFPGFGGETSPGSTGLALQAIAACGESPVDLSWTRIVTDGTSSRLTLRTPYDSLLVMQSPEGGFPGYTGSNDPFSTYQALPGLAFKALPLSPPGRVFFPVVGVVMANR